From Pirellulales bacterium:
TCACCGAGTCGCTGCCCGACGAGGCGCCAGTGTCGGTGATATCGATCCCGGTGGTGAAGGCGGCCATGCCTGCGGCGGTGACAGTCAGCGTCGCGGTGCCGTTGCCGCTGACGTTGGCGTCGTCCGTGCCGCTCCATGAACCGGAAGTCAGCGTGAGGTCGTAGGTGGTGCCGTTCGACACGATGGCCAGGGCGTCGTTCGTTTGCAGGGCGATGTCAAGCGTGGGGGCGCTGTCCGCGAAAGTCGCCAGCATGCGCCGGTCTTCCAGAAATTCATGGCGGAGAATGCTGAGGCGGTTGAGAAAGTCGGGGGCGCGAAAGTTGGACCGCAGCGTGCGCGGTTTCTTTTGACGGCGGCTGTTCTTACGAGAAGGCTTGGACCCGCGGTGAAAACTCATGGCCGATAACTCCCAGTGGTGGCAAAACCGCCTACAGCACGCCGGTCGCCCGTAAACCGGCTTATTCTCTCGGTCCGGGCATGAACCGTGGCCGCCCCGAAATTGAAGCACGTAAGTTCCTGTGTAGTCAGGAGTGTGGCGAAGTCAAGGAAATTGTGCGGCTGCCGGTTGAAATTTGCTTGCGGCCGGCGAAGTGGTGGTGGGATTGGCAGGCAAGTATCGGTGGCCATGTCTCGACGTGGGGCGGCCTTCCCAGGCCGTCGTCCGGGTCCGACGGCCTAGAAAGCCGCCCCGCGTACCTCGCCATCGCCACAGCGCAGGCTTAGAATTCAGAGGGAGTGTAGGGTGGGACCAGCGAGCTTGCGAGCGCCGGCCCACCGATGGCGACGTCGATGATGGTGGGCCGGCGCTCGCAAGCTCGCTGGTCCCACCTACGATGTTGAACCGATGATGTGCCTTCTCGTCTTTTTATCGCTCTGCGTGGCGCCGGCCGACGATCGGCCGATGGTGCTGGTGGTCGTGGGGGCCGAAGGGACAGAAGACTACGGCAAACAATTCCGCCAGTGGGCCCAGCGGTGGCAGACGGCCGCCCAGCGCGGCAACGCTCGCTTTACCGCCATCGGCCTCGACGCACCGGGCGAAACGAGCGACCACGACCTGCTGCGGCGCCAGGTGCAAGAAGCCGCGGCCGTCAAAAGCGCCGAAGCGCTCTGGCTGGTGTTCATCGGACACGGCACGTTCGATGGCAAGACGGCCAGATTCAACCTGCGCGGACCCGATGTGGCCGCAGGCGAGCTGGCCGCCTGGCTGGCGGCCAGCGAGCGTCCCTTGGCGGTGATCAACTGCGCGTCGGCCAGTGGACCGTTCATCAACGAACTCTCCGGACCCAACCGCGTGCTGGTGACGGCCACCAAGAGCGGCTTCGAGCACAATTTCGCCCGGTTTGGCGATTACTTGTCGGCGGCCATTGCCGATCCCAAGGCCGATCTGGATAAAGACGAGCAGACCTCGCTCTTGGAGGCATTTTTGTCGGCGACTGCGGGCGTGAAGGAGTTTTACGACTCCGACGCACGCCTGGCCACCGAGCACGCGCTGGTCGACGACAACGGCGACCGGCTCGGCACGCCGGCCGACTGGTTTCACGGCCTGCGCGCCACCAAGGCCGCCAAGGACGGCGCCGCACTCGACGGGCTACGTGCCGGCCAATTGCAGCTCGTCCGCAGCGGCAACGAGCAGCGGTTGCCCATCGAGGTCCGCCGGCGACGCGATGAGATCGAGGCGGCCATTGCCCGGCTTCGAGAGCAGAAGGGCAAGCTGCCGGAGGACGACTATTACGGCCAGCTCGAGCCGTTGCTGTTGGAGCTTGCCCGGCTGTACGAGCAGGCGAGGTAGGGCGGGACTGCGAGTGTCAAGGAAACTGCTCTCCACCGAGGGCCAAAGCCAGGGTTGCCGCCGCGTGAGGCGTCGAGCATAATGATGGGCTGACCCAATGTCGTTCGATCCACCTCCCGAGCGAACTCAAATGGCGCATGGCGGTCGCACAGGGGCGACATTTTTCGGCGCGATAGTCGCGGCCGTGGTGTCTCTTCCGCTTGCCGCCGTCTGCGCTAACTCCTTCTTCGGGCTGGGCAGCGTGCTGCTCGTTCCCGCTCTCGCGGTGGGGTTGTGGCGCGCCGTTCCGGCAAGCGATCGCGAGCGTCGTGTGTGGTGGTTCGGTTTTACCGTAGCGGTGGGACTCTTTCTGCCAGCTTGCCCGGCCAGCGAGCGGCTGAGTTGCGACTTCGCCCGTTACGTCCAGGGCCTTACCCAGAGGGGCGCGTTATCGCTCCCCGTGGATATCATTGAGCTATGCTGCTTGTCGGCGACAGTGCTCGCTCCATTATTGTGCGCCTGTCTGGCGGGCATCGTGGCGGGCGAACTCGCTCGCGGCTTTGCTCGCCTCGCTGCCCGCGGACAGGCGACCGACGTTCCTGACGGCGTCCGCTGGCAGTTTTCTCTGCGAGAGTTTTTCCTGGCGATGGCGGCCGTCGGCCTGGTGCTCGCTTGGAACGGCCATTACCTCACCGACCGAGGTGCGCAGGAAAGCGAACACCAGCGCGCCTTCCTGGCCCGGTTCGAAGAGTCTTTCCGTTCGGGCGAGATCGAGCTGCTTGCCGGGCCCGTCGTCTCGGAACAACAAGGGGCAACCGTTTCGGCGCTTTCTTTCAAGGCGCCGGGACAGAACGAATATCGCATCGTCGCGCCGATCGAACGAAACGGCCTGCGGCGCTGGGCCGTTTGGGCGTACACAACCAACGAGGACAACCAGGGGTTCATCTACCAATACGCCTACGCTGAGGTGGAGCGTGAAGCGCAGCTTCCGCAGGCCCCCGCGCCCGCCAAGCGTTACATTGAGGGCACGTGGGAGTTGGTCGACGGCGTTCCCTGCACGGCCGGGCCATCGGCCACCGTGATCGGCGTGGCGACTCCCGCGCTTTTGGGCAGGCCGTTGGTCATCACAGCGCGCGCTCCCGCGGGGACCGTCTGCGAGTTGAAGGTTTTTCCGCTTACGGAAGCCACCCGCGGGCTGCCGCCTCGCGCGCCGGACAGCCAGGGCATCGTTCGCTGGTCTTGGACGCCAGAGTGGGCGGGGCCATTCAATTATGAATTGAGGTGCATCGACAACCGTGCGTCAGGCCGGATGGTCAACTGCACCCGCGGAACCATTCCACAGTTCGCCGTGGCGCCGGACTACTGATGCTTTATCAATGCTAAGCATTGGGGTAGCGAACGTGTACGGTGGGCATGGCCTGCGCAAAAGAACGTATTTAACGCATGGAAACGTCGTCAGGGTTGATGCCAGATTTAATCCTCCGCCACTACCGGGCTCGTCCCGGTAGAGCGATGACTGACATCCTAGCCTGCCAGTCAGCGCTCGACGGGGGCAAGCCCCGTCGTGGCGGAACAAAACTACGGTCTACTGCTACAGAAGCTCGCGCATCGGACGGACGGTAGGAACGGGAAGGGGTTTTGCTTCGGACTTAAAGTGCCGGATCACGTCGTCGACAACTTCGCACAGTTCGGCGTAAAGACGTACCGGATCGTCGCCATGGATGCCCGAAATCAGGTCAGGGCATTGACCTATATAGACACCGTCTTCATCGCTCCACTCGACCCACTTGTGGAAGGCGTCACTCTCTTTCACGTCACTGCCTCGACGGCTTTCTTTACCTGTTTTTCCTGATAGGGTTTTGCGTCGTCGTTAGGCCGACCGCTTAGCGTCACGGCGCCGGCGTATCGAACGTGCGTAAATTTTCGATGCGATCCTTTGCCTCCGCCCGCGATCTCGTAGAAACCAGCGTCGCTCAGATCCTTCATTAATTCCCTGATTTTGCGCGGCATATCGTATGTCAATTTACTAGAATCAATATACCCCCGCCGCCGTCCTTTTGTAAAACTGAAAGAGTGAAGCCCGTTCGTCAGCAAACAGGAGCAAAACCGTGACCAGCGCCTTGCGAATCGTGATCGTCGGAATGGCAGTATTGTGGCTGAGCGGATGGCTTTCCAGGGTTGAGTCGCCTGTGGCGGCTCAAGAGAAAGCCACCGCGCGCACTGCCGACGGCGCTGCTCAATCGCCGCCTGCCAACGAGCCATCATCCGCCGAAAAAGAGCAGCTTCGCACGGCGAGGCAACACGTGCAGCGTCTGAAGATGCGTCTCGGCGAGTCGGGCGACGCGGTGGAGCTCCTCGAAGATCCCTTGCTGGCGTTCGGCGACGCCGCCCGCGGCAACAGCCACGGCACGCTGTGGGGCTTCGGCTCAAACGGCCGCCCCGACGCCTTGATGGAACTTTGGCAGCTTTCCGACAGTCCGGGCGTCTGGTATCAGTCGTTTATCCGCGTCGGCGATCGTCCCTTGTTGCTCGAACCTCCGGATGGCCGACGCTGGCAGCCGCCGGACGGCAAAATAGCCAGAACCGCGCTCGCCGGCGCGGAGCCGCCCGTGGCGAACCGGCCAGGCCGCCTGCGGCAGCTCCGCTCGCTCGCGCGGCGTTTCACGGCCCACGAGTCGGGCGACGCCGATCACTTACGCACCGAGCTGCGCACGCTCGCGCAGCCGGTGCGTCGCTACGACGACGCTGACGGCGGCATTCAAGACGGGGCCATTTTCATTTTCGCCCACGGCACCAATCCCGAAGCCATTCTGCTGGTCGAAGCGCTAGGGACGACCGTGGACGAGTCGCGCTGGCACTACAGCCTGTTTCCCACGACGAGCGCCGACCTGCACGTAGAGGTCGACGGCAAGGACATCTGGATGCGGTCCGGCGCTCCCGGCATTGTCGGTAATCCGACCGACGATTATTGGCTGTTCTCGCTGCCGGCAGGAAGTTGATATTCACGATCGAATGGTCGCTCCGCGGAGAAGCCAGACAGCCGGAAACCGAAAAGATAGGAACACCTCCAGATGGCCACTGGGAAGCCCGGCTGAAGCCGGCTCACAGCAGCGATCATTTCCAGCCGCGAACGGTGGTGGCCAGTACCCAAAGTTCAACTGTCACCCAAGTCTCATTTTGAGATTATCGCAACTCTATAGAGCAATGTAACTTACTGCGAACGCGCAAAGCGGTGCGCAAACAAAAGCGACGCGCGCCTGTCGCTTTTGCAATGGAACATTGCGTATTTGACGCGACACGCGTGTCGCCTCTCCTTGTCTAGTGCCTTACGCACAATGCCGGCCGGGCGTAAACTTGCTCCTCATGGAAACCACACCGCCCCTCGGCTCGACCAAGTCCGATCTCGACACGCCGGCCCTCTGCCTCGACCTCGACGTCATGGAGTCGAACATCCGCCACGTCGCCGCCACCTGCCGAGAGCACGGCGTGGCCTGGCGGCCGCACTCCAAGGGGCATAAGGTCGCGGCGATTGCCCAGGCTGAAATCGCGGCGGGCGCCCTGGGGGTCACCTGCGCCAAGCTGGCCGAGGCGGAAGTCATGGCGGCCGGAGGCGTGCGCGATATCCTCATCGCCAATCTGGTCGTCGGGCCGCACAAGGTCCGTCGCCTGGTCGAGCTGCGACGCACCGCCGATCCGATCGTGTGCATCGACCACATCGACCAGGCCCTGCCGATCGGCCGGGCCATGAGCGAAGCCGGGCTGCAAGTGAGGGCGATCGTGGAAGTCGACATCGGCTTGCGGCGCGTCGGCGTCTTGCCGGGAGCACCGACCGTGCAGTTGGCAAAACAACTCGTCGAGCTGCCGGGCATCAATTTCGCCGGCATCATGGGTTACGAAGGACATCTGCTTACCGTGGCCGACGCCGACCAAAAGGCCGAGCAAATCCGCCAGGCGCTGGGGACTCTTGTCGAAACCAAGGCGGCACTGGAGGCGGCCGGCGTCGCTTGCCCGATCGTGTCGTGCGCCGGCACCGGCTCTTATCTTTACGCCGCGCGCCAGCCGGGCGTCACCGAGCTACAAGCGGGTGGCGCGATTTTCATGGACGCCTTTTATCGGCACAAGTGCCAAGTGCCCGACCTGGGCTTCGCGTTGACGATCGTGACCACGATCGTCAGCCGTCCGGCGCCGGAACGGGCCATCATCGACGCGGGCCGCAAAACGCTGCACGGCGACTTCCAGCCGCCGTTTGTGGTCGGGCGCGACGACGTGCAGGTGGGCCGGCTGTCGGCGGAGCACGGCCAACTGGAGCTTGCGCCGTCGGCGCAGAACCTGCGCATCGGCGACCGTTTGGAGCTCGTGCCCGGCTATGCCGACCTGACGACGGTACTCCACAATCAGTACTACTGTTTCCGCGGCGGCAAATTGGCCGCTATTTGGCCGATCGAGGGCCGGGGAAAACTGACCTGAGAGGCTGTCCGAGAGGTCTCCGTGGGGCGGCCTTCCTAGGCCGTCGCTCGGTCGAGACTGCCTGGGAAGGCCGCCCCACGACTAAGCTCTTCCCACAGATACGCGCTGGCCTTGATGCCGCGGTGAAAATCGAGCAAGCGAAACTTCTCGTTCGGACTGTGCGTGTTGTCGTCGTTCAACCCCCAGCCCAAGAGCAGCGTGTCGACGCCCAATGGCTGGCGGAAGGTCGAGACCACCGGAATCGAACCGCCTTCGCGGATGTAAACCGGCGCCCGGCCAAAGCCGTGCTCGATGGCCTTGGCCGCCGCCTGAATGAAAGGACTATTCAGCGGCACCACCACGCCCGGTGCGCCGTGATAAGCCATCATCTCCATCTTGATGCCCGGCGGGCACAGCCGCTCAGTCGCACGCGCCGCGGGACGAACACGGGAGCGGCGGGGCCGAATCTGGTGGCTGCCCAGCGCGGCCGAGTGCTCAAAGGAACAAGGAGACGGGCGACGGGCTTGACAGCTGCGCGGCGCTTCGCTGAATTATCTGTATCGCGTTCCGGCTGGCAGTGATTTCATTCCCTATTCTCTCAGATGTGGCACCATGACCAACTTTATCCGCAGGCGTCTACAGGTTTTTGTATCATCGACGTACCACGACTTGATCGAGGAACGACAAGCGGCCGTTGAAGCCATCTTAGCGGCGGGCCATATTCCCGCAGGGATGGAGTTATTCCCGTCTTGCGATGCCTCACAACTGCAAGTCATCAAGGAATGGATCGATGAATCGGACGTCTATCTTCTTATTTTCGGAGGTAGATACGGGAGCATCGAGCCAGAGACCGGAAAAAGCTACTCGCAACTCGAATTCGAATACGCGCTCCAAACGAACAAGCCGCTCTTTTCATGCGTCATCAAAGATGACGCCCTCGAGCACCGCACTATGGAGAGAGGGCGAGCCGTGCTCGAATTGGGGAATCCAAGTGCATTGCAACACTTTCGCGAAATAGTCACCGGTAAGACCGTAAGGTTTTGGAGTGATGCAAAGGATATCAAAATCATTGTTGGCGAAACGCTCGGCCATTTTTCCCGCAGAGAGGACTTGGTCGGCTGGGTCAGGCCTACGGAACGAGCAAATATATCAGCGCTGGCTGACGAGATTGCGCGATTAAGTAAAGAGAATTCTGATCTTCGACAGGAGTTTTTTACGAAGGCGATCCCCAATCGCGCTGATTTGTATCGGTCGTGCATCGATCTCGTCAAAAGCTCGCAGCAAATCCGTGACACATCGTGGGGTCAGTACACTCGCCCCTTAGACGAGTTCGCTCTCGCTGCGCGGCAGGAATATCGCCGTGCCGTGAGTGAAGCGATTC
This genomic window contains:
- a CDS encoding type II toxin-antitoxin system HicA family toxin — its product is MPRKIRELMKDLSDAGFYEIAGGGKGSHRKFTHVRYAGAVTLSGRPNDDAKPYQEKQVKKAVEAVT
- a CDS encoding DSD1 family PLP-dependent enzyme — encoded protein: METTPPLGSTKSDLDTPALCLDLDVMESNIRHVAATCREHGVAWRPHSKGHKVAAIAQAEIAAGALGVTCAKLAEAEVMAAGGVRDILIANLVVGPHKVRRLVELRRTADPIVCIDHIDQALPIGRAMSEAGLQVRAIVEVDIGLRRVGVLPGAPTVQLAKQLVELPGINFAGIMGYEGHLLTVADADQKAEQIRQALGTLVETKAALEAAGVACPIVSCAGTGSYLYAARQPGVTELQAGGAIFMDAFYRHKCQVPDLGFALTIVTTIVSRPAPERAIIDAGRKTLHGDFQPPFVVGRDDVQVGRLSAEHGQLELAPSAQNLRIGDRLELVPGYADLTTVLHNQYYCFRGGKLAAIWPIEGRGKLT
- a CDS encoding M20/M25/M40 family metallo-hydrolase, with protein sequence MMAYHGAPGVVVPLNSPFIQAAAKAIEHGFGRAPVYIREGGSIPVVSTFRQPLGVDTLLLGWGLNDDNTHSPNEKFRLLDFHRGIKASAYLWEELSRGAAFPGSLDRATA
- a CDS encoding DUF4062 domain-containing protein, with product MTNFIRRRLQVFVSSTYHDLIEERQAAVEAILAAGHIPAGMELFPSCDASQLQVIKEWIDESDVYLLIFGGRYGSIEPETGKSYSQLEFEYALQTNKPLFSCVIKDDALEHRTMERGRAVLELGNPSALQHFREIVTGKTVRFWSDAKDIKIIVGETLGHFSRREDLVGWVRPTERANISALADEIARLSKENSDLRQEFFTKAIPNRADLYRSCIDLVKSSQQIRDTSWGQYTRPLDEFALAARQEYRRAVSEAIRKGRSYRELFSKSEQRSELISDAKQKLQQKGGYEAKILDIDLSRISILDFMIGDDSKVILSHVDARHEVPTFLYVHSRDVAQIFLRLFQECWSLANDLAKSVKDAKQSHRGTDRGSRR